One part of the Paracoccus sp. MBLB3053 genome encodes these proteins:
- the lptG gene encoding LPS export ABC transporter permease LptG, with protein MILSSYVARRFLRTFLMVAAIFAAILFLIDIVEQIRRFSEQEIGLSGAAGLSILNITGSFYSIMPLITVLAGIALFLNLSRSSELVAIRASGRSGIRVLAAPAVAAALTGILAVAILNPMVAATSKRYDDAVARIRSDGGQTVSLSESGVWLRQALRSNSPDGSETTGQMVIRATRASPDATTLYDATFMVFAPDQGPSRRIEAAQARLGSGAWQLSEVKEWPLTDPNPEATARRIPQMELPTDLTAARIRDSFGRPEAIPIWQLPQFIRGIERAGFSAQRHKVWFQMELALPLLMAAMVSIAAVFTMRHMRGRKMGMLVLAGFGSGIGLFFLRNLAQVLGDNGDIPPILAGWAPPVVALLFALGALLRLEDG; from the coding sequence ATGATCTTGTCTTCCTATGTCGCCCGCAGGTTCCTTCGCACCTTCCTGATGGTCGCGGCCATTTTTGCGGCCATCCTCTTCCTGATCGACATCGTCGAACAGATCCGCCGGTTTTCCGAACAGGAGATCGGTCTGAGCGGCGCGGCGGGGCTGTCGATCCTGAACATCACCGGCAGCTTCTACTCGATCATGCCGCTGATCACGGTGCTTGCCGGGATCGCGTTGTTCCTCAACCTGTCGCGCAGTTCGGAACTGGTCGCGATCCGGGCATCGGGACGGTCGGGCATCCGTGTTCTTGCTGCCCCGGCCGTGGCCGCCGCGCTGACCGGCATTCTGGCGGTGGCGATCCTGAACCCGATGGTTGCCGCCACCTCCAAGCGATATGACGACGCGGTCGCCCGCATCCGCAGCGATGGTGGCCAGACCGTCAGCCTCAGCGAAAGCGGCGTGTGGCTGCGCCAGGCCCTGCGGTCGAATTCACCCGACGGCAGCGAGACCACCGGCCAGATGGTGATCCGCGCCACTCGCGCAAGCCCGGACGCGACGACGCTTTATGATGCCACCTTCATGGTATTCGCCCCCGACCAGGGGCCGAGCCGCCGGATCGAGGCGGCGCAGGCGCGGCTTGGTTCCGGGGCCTGGCAGCTATCCGAGGTGAAGGAATGGCCGCTGACCGATCCGAACCCCGAGGCGACGGCACGCCGCATCCCGCAGATGGAACTACCGACCGATCTGACTGCCGCCCGCATCCGGGACAGCTTCGGCCGACCCGAGGCGATTCCGATCTGGCAGTTGCCGCAGTTCATCCGCGGCATAGAGCGCGCCGGATTTTCGGCACAAAGGCACAAGGTCTGGTTCCAGATGGAGCTTGCCCTGCCGCTTCTGATGGCGGCCATGGTATCCATCGCGGCTGTGTTCACCATGCGCCACATGCGGGGCCGCAAGATGGGCATGCTTGTCCTCGCGGGATTTGGCAGCGGAATTGGTCTGTTCTTCCTGCGCAATCTCGCGCAAGTGCTGGGTGATAATGGCGACATACCCCCGATCCTTGCGGGTTGGGCGCCACCTGTTGTTGCGCTGCTATTCGCTCTCGGCGCACTCTTGCGTCTGGAGGATGGCTGA
- the lptF gene encoding LPS export ABC transporter permease LptF, which produces MPRIDRYILSQLMTLFGFFALVLVSVYWINRAVSLFEQLISDGQTALVVLEFTALTLPLVISVVLPIAAFTASAYGTNRLSSESELIAMQAAGMSPWRLARPVLTFGVLVGLMVALLVHAVVPMARGRLNDRQAQIAQNVTAQFLRAGAFQYPVKGVTLYIRDIAADGRLEDFFLEDARDPNNQVTYTATEALVIKTENGPRLVLLRGMVQNLRIHDGNRSGPAQLSVTRFDELAYDLGSLTGSGEARKRDLRAYPTGRLLSPDAELLDATGSTVDRAQAEAHERLSKPLQAPVAAMLGFAMLLLGGFSRFGVWRQVIWAVLALILVQFLGTAVQNQVAQNASRWPLMYLPSAVGGLICVLILWLAAKPRRPLQRKPASGATT; this is translated from the coding sequence ATGCCCCGGATTGACCGCTACATCCTGTCGCAGCTTATGACCCTGTTCGGGTTCTTTGCGTTGGTGCTTGTGTCGGTCTACTGGATCAACCGGGCGGTGTCGCTGTTCGAGCAGCTGATATCGGACGGCCAGACAGCTTTGGTCGTGCTGGAGTTCACTGCCCTGACCCTGCCCCTGGTGATTTCGGTCGTGCTGCCGATCGCGGCATTCACCGCCTCGGCCTACGGCACGAACCGGCTTTCTTCGGAATCGGAACTGATCGCCATGCAGGCGGCAGGAATGTCCCCCTGGCGACTGGCGCGGCCTGTCCTGACCTTTGGCGTGCTGGTCGGGCTGATGGTCGCGCTGCTGGTTCATGCCGTCGTGCCGATGGCGCGGGGGCGGCTGAACGACCGGCAGGCGCAGATCGCGCAGAATGTGACCGCCCAGTTCCTGCGCGCGGGGGCTTTCCAGTATCCGGTCAAGGGCGTCACGCTTTACATCCGCGATATCGCTGCGGATGGCCGGCTCGAGGATTTCTTTCTCGAGGACGCTCGTGATCCCAACAACCAGGTGACCTATACGGCGACCGAAGCCTTGGTGATCAAGACGGAAAACGGGCCGCGCCTCGTGCTCTTGCGCGGCATGGTGCAGAATTTGCGCATTCACGACGGGAACCGCTCGGGACCGGCCCAGCTTTCCGTGACGCGCTTTGATGAACTCGCCTACGATCTCGGATCGCTCACCGGGTCCGGCGAGGCGCGCAAGCGCGACCTGCGCGCCTATCCGACGGGGCGCCTGCTTTCACCCGATGCCGAACTGCTTGACGCGACCGGCTCGACCGTCGATCGCGCGCAGGCCGAGGCGCATGAGCGGCTGAGCAAGCCCTTGCAGGCCCCGGTCGCCGCGATGCTTGGCTTTGCCATGCTTCTTCTGGGTGGCTTCAGCCGTTTCGGGGTCTGGCGGCAGGTGATCTGGGCGGTACTTGCACTGATCCTCGTGCAGTTCCTTGGGACGGCGGTGCAGAATCAGGTGGCCCAGAATGCCTCGCGATGGCCGTTGATGTACCTGCCCTCGGCCGTGGGTGGGTTGATCTGCGTGTTGATCCTCTGGCTCGCCGCCAAGCCACGGCGACCTCTCCAGCGCAAGCCCGCAAGCGGGGCCACGACATGA